Within Nitrospirota bacterium, the genomic segment GGGCAGCCGCAACGGGAAATGCAACTGTACGGTGAGGAGGATACCGTGAGCAAACACATCTTGATTACGGGAGGCGCAGGCTTTATCGGCTCCCATCTTGCCGATGAGCTGCTCAGGCAGGGCTATCGTGTTCGCGCGCTCGATAATCTCTCGGTTCAGGTCCACGGGCCCGACTGCACGAGGCCGGAGTATCTCAGTCCCGAGGTGGAGCTGATCGTCGGGGATGTGCGGGACCCGGAGGCGGTGGCGCGGGCCCTCGACGGCATCGATGCCGTGTACCACTTCGCAGCGGCAGTCGGCGTCGGGCAGAGCATGTACGAGATCGAGAAGTATATCGATACGAACAGCAGGGGCACTGCCGTTCTCCTCGAAGCGGCGATCAAGCGGCCCGTGGCGCGGCTGGTCGTCGCCTCGAGTATGAGCGTCTACGGCGAGGGGCTCTACTGCGCGCCGGACGGTACGGTCTGCAGCGATGCGGGGAGAAGCCTCGGGCAGCTGAAGGAGGGCAGATGGGAGCTGCAGAACCGGAACGGCGCTATCCTCGTGCCGGTGCCGACCCCCGAAGCCAAAAAACCCTGTCTCACCTCGGTCTACGCTCTTTCGAAATACGATCAGGAACGCCTCTGCATGATGGCGGGCCAGGCGTACGGGATCCCCGTGACGGCGCTCCGCTTCTTCAACGTCTTCGGAACACGCCAGGCCTTTTCGAATCCGTACACCGGGGTGCTCGCCATCTTCGCCTCACGGCTCCTCAACGGCAGACCGCCGCTCATCTTCGAGGATGGCTACCAGCAGCGCGATTTCGTGAGCGTCTACGATGTCGCGCGCGCCTGCCGGCAGGCACTGGAAGTCCCCGCCGCAGCGCATAACATCTTCAACATAGGAAGCGGTACTCCCTATACCATCCTCGAAGTCGCCGAGCGCATGGCGGAGGTCTTCGGGAAACGGCATATCAGGCCGCAGGTCGTCGGAAAATATCGAATGGGAGATATCCGCCACTGTTTTGCCGATATCTCCCGTGCCCGCGAAGTCCTGCATTACGAACCCTGCGTCACCTTCGACGAGGGTCTGCTCGAGCTGAGCGAGTGGATCGAGGGCAAGGTCGCCTTCGACCGGGTCGAAGAGGCGAGTGCGGAGCTGGCCGGGCGGGGGTTGACGGTATGAGCGAAGTGCGTTATCTCACGACCAGGATGCGGGACCGGCTCGCGAAGTCGGTGAGGGTGCAGAGCCCGCAGGCGACGCCGTCCCGGCGCGCGGGACCGGTCATCGGCATGAGCGAAACGTTCCGCACCGGCGCCTGCGACGAGGTCGAGCAGGTGTTGCATGATCTCAAAGCGCTCGGCGTCACCGAGCTCCGGGCGCCGGTCTCCTGGGCTCACTGGCAGACGCCCGCGGGAGAAGAGTGGTATAACTGGCTCATCCCCCGCCTGACTCAGGAAGTGCAAGTCCTTCCCTGTCTTGTCCAGACGCCCCCCTCCCTGGGGGTGCTTCCGAAAACATCCGCCCCTCCCCGTGACCCCAGGTCATTTGCCGACTTCGTCGAGGCGTTCCTTACCCGCTTCGATAAGTTCCTGGAGTATGTGGAGCTCTGGAACGAGCCGGATAAAGTATACAACTGGGACTGGCGGCTCGACCCCGAATGGCGCATCTTCTCCGAGATGATCGGCAGCGCCGCGTACCGGGCCCAGCAGTACGGGAAGAAGGCCGTCCTGGGGGCGACCTGTCCTACCGACCCGCACTGGCTCCGCCTGCTCTGCGAGCGCGGTATCCTTTCCTATATCGATGTCGTGGGATTTCACGGTTTTCCGGGCACGTGGGAGTTCGACTGGGACGAGTGGTCGTTCAAGGTGTCAGAGCTGCGCGATGTCCTGGACACCTACAGTCTCGACAAAGAGCTCTGGATTACCGAGACCGGCTTCTCCACCTGGAAGCATGACGAGCTCGGACAGCTGAGGGAGTTCATCAAGGCGGCCGAGGCACCGGCAGCGCGCGTCTACTGGGCGTCGGTCCGGGACCTCCCTCCCGACCTTCCCGGCCCCGAGGGCATGCATACCGATGAGCGGTGCTATCACCTCGGGCTGCGGCAGAGCGACGGGAGACCGAAGCTGCTCTTCCGGCTCTGGCAGAGCGGCGGGATCGATGCGGTGCGCGAGACGTTCCGGCTCACGCTCCCCCCCGTGCCTGCGCCTGAGCACCGG encodes:
- a CDS encoding SDR family NAD(P)-dependent oxidoreductase translates to MSKHILITGGAGFIGSHLADELLRQGYRVRALDNLSVQVHGPDCTRPEYLSPEVELIVGDVRDPEAVARALDGIDAVYHFAAAVGVGQSMYEIEKYIDTNSRGTAVLLEAAIKRPVARLVVASSMSVYGEGLYCAPDGTVCSDAGRSLGQLKEGRWELQNRNGAILVPVPTPEAKKPCLTSVYALSKYDQERLCMMAGQAYGIPVTALRFFNVFGTRQAFSNPYTGVLAIFASRLLNGRPPLIFEDGYQQRDFVSVYDVARACRQALEVPAAAHNIFNIGSGTPYTILEVAERMAEVFGKRHIRPQVVGKYRMGDIRHCFADISRAREVLHYEPCVTFDEGLLELSEWIEGKVAFDRVEEASAELAGRGLTV